The Ficedula albicollis isolate OC2 chromosome 9, FicAlb1.5, whole genome shotgun sequence DNA window AAGAGCCAAACAGAAATGAGTTCCATACCCTGATGCAGATTCAGAGAGCGCTACCTGGagatggagctgtgggaagaGCTGGTCTCAGAGACTCTGCCCTCATCAAATCCCTCAGGATGCACCACCTTCCCTGAGGTAAGGGGAGGGAGAGCTGGACTGCAGTTCTGACCAGCCAGTTAAATTAAACAAAGGGTTCTGCATTTTGAACCTGCACAGTGGCTGGCCCCAGTCCAGCTCGATGCTCTATGTACACTCCAAATAAAACTCAGGGGCTTAAGGGGTAGCTGAGcaacacagaataaaaactAGACAAGGACATCATGTGTCTGGGACAAACAGCTGTCTGCCTGCCTGTCAAGTGCTGTGGAAAGACATGGTTGCACATCAATTTGGCATTCAAGAATTACAGCAATATTATGTTTGTCATGGTTCTTTTTAATGACAAAGGTGTTATGATGTGTCAGAACCAGAACCATGGCAGAAATTGCATACAGCAGACCCACTGTGTATGACTGCCTGTCATACACAGGCACATCCCAAACTGTCACCAAGCCATCTCAGAGATGAGCAGTACCACTAAGGAAGTGACAGCTTGCAGTCATTCAAAGTGCTGTAAGTGCAGACTGTCAAAACACCAGTGAACAGTTTTGCAAAAGTGTGGAGATACTTTCAAACAGCTTTTTACACCTCTGTAAGACAGGATGGTAATGCAGATCCTGGTAGAAGTGCATGTTCTGCCTATCTCTGAGAGACAACATTAGTTTTAAACTCTGAGCTTTGATATTATTCCTGTTATGACAGTTCTGGCCTGATGCTGCACCATGTACCTGAAGACATTAAGAGTCCCTTCAGTCCTGCATTTGGGAGCAGCTGAAGTCCATGGAATTTCCATGTTGCAGCAGAATACCTGTTCTATTACTCCTTCCTGCAATTTGCTTATGTCTTCTGGCAgacatttaattcctttatcTTGTCCCACTTATAATCTTTCTAATGACTCCAGGAGAAAGATCTCCTTTGGAAAgatactgaatttattttcataaaggCTAAgggatttaaaattttcagttccTTCATCTCCACAGGTATCTAGACACAGTCATTAAAAAGATATATTATATCAATTAAATTGTAAtctttgggattttgtttttaggGAAGAAATCTCCTAAGAAAATTCTATGGAGCTACATTACTGTTGATAGAtgaacacagaatattctgctCATTAATGTCACATTATACCTCACAGTATGGTGGAAATTCTGGCAAAGACTTCTATGTtgtttcctgtgctggaaaggTTTCttatgggttttattttatttcttagcaGAAACATTATTCTgcttcttcatttcctttgtaTGCACAATGCAGGggaaagcaatttaaattaatgaaatctAAAAGTGAGTATTTTGCATAGATTACTACTTCTGTAAATGCAAccttcaagaagaaaatttcaccagtggaaaaaaaaattggaaaaatagCATTGCATTATATAAAAAGGAAAGTGTATTCTGAGCCCTAAAATTAGGATGTCTGTGAATACTCTTACACTTACTGTAGCCCAAGGGTGCATAATTGTTCATTATCAAATGAACAGCAAATGTTTGTGGAGTTAAAGATATTAACAATATCACATCCATTTTTTAATTACCCTTTGCTCACTTTGTGACATACTGATTCTGTGCAAATGCAGTTCTTATTTTCCAgtgtacacagaaaaaaaaaagatttaaaaaactgCAGCAGTCGCTCCAGTCAGGATTCCATCTTTATGATTCAACACAAAGGTCAGTGTTTCCATGTTcttgctttttcctccctgcctgaATACTGAGATGCCAGCAATAATGAGGAACCCAGGCTCGGTTGTGTACCAGTGGAATGTCCCTTCTCACTGTGCTAAGGAAAAGTCACACTTGGTTGTAATGGAGAACTTGGATTGGGCAAAAGGGAGTATcaatacaataaaaattaaaacaaagaaacaaatacatttttcatagTGCACATTCCTTCAGGAACAGCAACAATATGTTTTTCACTCAGATCTAGAGTCCTGACACTGTTTGACCTGGTGGAGGATGCAGGTGTAGTGTACAACGTGGTGTTCCTCACATAAACACGGGAAAGGGAagtccagcagcagagctggtgtaGGATCTCctgcaggctgcccaggcagccTGAGCAGTCTGGGTGTCAGGGAGATTCTTCAAACCTGGGGGAAGTTTGTGCAGGAGATGACGAGACAGAGCCAGcgcaggcagctcctggcagtgctgcagtgcgGTGGAATGGAGCCCACCCCCTGCTGCCTAGGAGGGCAGCGGTGAAATCACCAGACAGGGAAGTATTTGCTGGAAAGGGCCAGCACAGGAATTTTTGAAAGGGCAGCTGATCCGTGTAACCATGGATAGTTTTGCAAAGGCTCCTCGGAGACCAGCTCCGTGCTCTGGGGTGCGGTGAGGAGCCTGCGCTGCCCCGTCTGCAGGGTCTGGGCAGCACCGGGGGCTCAGCCCCGCgccggggacaccggggggcTCCTGGCAACCTGCCCTGCCcgctgcctgctgctgccagcccggGACACCCTCCTTGGGAATGGGCATCGGGACACCCTCCCTGGGAACGGGCTCCGTTACCGAGCTCAGCTCGGTTACCGAACTCACCGCGGGCCGGTCACcgcaggctgagctggggacaggggacaggtgATCATCGCTCAGGTAAggcctgcagggctcagctgccaCACGGATCGCTTTCCTGTTAGCTCAGATACTTTTGTCTCTGAGTTTATTACAAaatatgctgagctggaagggacccacaagaatAATCAAGTTCAATTCTGAAGTGAATGGCCCACCTTGGTATTATTAGCACGGGGCTCTAACCAACTACAGCACATCAAAACCACACCCACCGTTTTGCTCATGCTGGTACTGTGTCTGTTACTCCAAACCACGAGCTGTAACCCTTTCAGACCGAGCCCATTTGTATTGCTATGCAGATCCCTCCTGGTTGCTAGGCTGCCAAAATGACACAATGacacttggttttgttttcagcaggTCATGTCGGTTCTTCCAGATCTTCACCTGCATTATGTGCAGGCCTGTCAAAATCTGAGCCAGCCTGAAAACCCCTTCATTGCTCGTGTGCTTCAAGAAGCTgataaaaatcaggaaatgtAAGGAAATAACAAATGGGGTGTTTCAGATGCTTCTGAAAGCCTTAAACAGGGTAGCAGGATGAGGACttgaaaaatgagaaagttCATGCAGTTTCAGGCTTAAACACAAATCAAATTTAACATTTACTGCTGAAGTTCTGGTTTGACTCATCTTGACATCATCTTGGCAGAAGGTTGTAGCTATATATCCTTTCTGGGCAGCTTTacaagcagagaaataaaaaaagtgaaaaatgtacAGGATGGTGCCTTTCTGTCCCCTAAAGAAGCCAAACCCAGTGTTTAGTCATCCTAACTCTCTTCTTTGTGTCTCACTCCCGTTTAAAAAGCCTCAGGTACCTCCAGTTACCTCCCAGCTGGTCATACTTCCCTGAACTGCTCTGAATCTTGCCAAGCTCTTAAACACTCAAATTCTCTCTCATTAAGGGTCTGGGTACTGCTTCTTCTCATGGACAGTGCTGGGATCAAAGTTAATTGTCCTTTGGAGGGGAAAAGCttagaaaattaaatggttTGTGTTAGGTTTTGATCCTGAGGGCAGGATAAATAAAGGAAAGACAGCAAGTAAAAAGAAGATGATGAGGTAACCTCTGATATAATCTTTATTTCCATCTGCCTTCCCCTCATCTTGGTTATTCCTGCTTTCAGTGCAAGCATGGCCTTGCAGCTGAGCAGTGCCTTGAGAAAGGGCAGTGCTGAGGTACAAGAGCTTCAGTGAGGGCAGGCATGGGCACACCTCTGATCTGGAGAGAGAATTCATTTCTATCATTTCACTTCTCTCCATGTGCTTACATTTTTATGTTACTGCAGAAGTACAAAAGGATTCACATTAAAATTAGCTGGAAATAATCATCTGGTGCCTGTTCCAAGAGTTACAGATGATGATCTTGGAGTTCTTGTCTCTGTCTTAGGCCAAGCTGCCTTTGTCACAGGTAagatttttccctgtgtgtttgACATTGCTGTGCTAATACCAGAAAACATGATCAGTGTTGATTTTAGCCTTAGttcctctttgtttctttttgttcagAGATCAGTTCAATATAGATATGCATCTGTCACATTCCTTATTCTTCATCTTTTTCAGGTTTGGATCTTGCCTATAATTTATTGACAGATGCTGGAGCAAAGACCATGGCAACATTCCTCCAGGTGCCAAGAGATATTTATCTTTCAGCAACTTGTAATTTATTTGTCTATAGTAATATTTATATGTGGTGTATTGAGGACAAGAATGAGCTTGTTTGGCAAAATTCCAATAACTTTGACTATCACATCCCAATCCATCCTACTAGAACCTCAGATTGTATTCTCTGTggagatttttaatttctagtaGAAAGCCTTTGGATATTTGGCTGCAGTGTCCTGAGAAAAGAATGATGGAATAAGCTATGAGGGTTTTAGGCTCACAGTTCAATTCAACAAAGGGGGTAATGGTTGTGACAACTGTGCCAGAGCCTTTGTTTCATCTATTTTATAAATTCTGTTTCTATAGGCCTAAACATAGGGAATTGGTTGCTCTTGAGAGCCCTCCCTGGGACACGCTTTATGCTTTGCCCTCATTGCCTGACATAATTTGGCATTCTTTAACTACTTCTCCAACTCATGAACTGCCTGAAATGCTGCAAAGGGCAGAGTTTTGTATGCATATCTCCCTTTTGGAAAatacagctgtgttttggaaaaaatctcTCATTGCTTCCTGCTTTGTTTGTTCCCAAGGAAAACTCCACTCTGCGGTACCTGAACCTGATGTTCAATGACATTGGCACAAGTGGGGCAGAGCTGATAGCAGGAGCACTCCATGTGAGTATTTGCCTGGGAGATTTAGGCAATGGCAtctcctgtgatttttttgcttttgatgaCCAGTACTGGCTGTGCTGCCAACATCAGAGCTGGCTGAAAGGGGCCTCTGTCTTTGCTCCATTCAGCACGTTGCTGTGTCACAGGGACTGCCTGGTTTCCCAAGGCACACTTCAGAAATCAGATGTCACACAAGAGAAAGTTGCACTGTGCTGCCATTAACACTCATTTATCTATAAAAAGAtgtaattttctattaaaagcaCTACTATTGCAGCTGGGTTTTTCTGAGTGAAAAATGCTATGCTACAGGATATATaatgctgtcatttttttccttttttccccccaaaatattaaattaaatttgccTGTACTTTGACATCAATATTTGTCTTGATTCAAGATGTCTGAGACATGTTTTCAAAACTTTGCCTTACAGCAGCACCACAAACCCaagtttgttatttttaatgtggtttCCCAAGGAAATGAGGCTTGTGTGtaagatttgttttgtttgtgaaagGAGAGTCACATGagctctttcttcctccttcacaGTCTTTGAACCCTGAACTGATTTTAACTAAATTTGACAGGCCTCCAAAACACTAAGGCTGTGCAGTAGATACACAGTTCTGGGCTTATACAAGGCTTACCAGATTTAAGTCAGTATTAATGCAATTTGCATCTCAGATGCCAATTTAGGCAGAAATATTTGCCTGGATTATTTTCATGCGTGTGATGAAATTCATGAACTTGGGAGAAACAAAAGTTTTCAAATACAGGAGTTTTTCTTGCAGATTCTCATGTTTGGTGCCACTGAGGGGAGCCTGAGCCAAGAACTGAGCCAGTGTTATCACTTAGACACAATTCTTCTGAAAGGTTGTTTTGTCTCTGTGCAACAACCAGCAgaattcacatgaaaaaaacaggAGTGTTGTTTTCCAGGTCATCttaaagaaattgattttttttttaattttgtctagAGCAACCAAAGTCTTGTGCACCTGAGAATGACTGGAAACAAAATAGGAAACCAAGGTGGGATGTTCTTTGCTTCAATGCTGATAATCAACTCAACCTTAGAGAAGTTGGATCTTGGAGACTGTGATGTGGTGAGTAACCCAGTAAAATTATCAGCAATAAGACATAAGTCTTTCAAGGGTATTACAAGGGTCCTGCAGTGCTTAATTAGGGGGAAATGCCATCTGTTATCATTGATTTTGTGACAGCCAGAGGTAACACAATATATAATCTTGCAATATGTGCTTGGAAAGGCACATTGCATAAAGCACCTGTGAAGTCAGAACTGGAGATATTTTGGAGCCACCGTGTTTCTCTAGGAATTCAAGTGCTTGGCTTGCACATTTTCTGAggtttgtttctgctgttcttttctgCTGAGTCCTGTATAATTCATGTTGAAGAATGGACTTCTCATTCCCTGGAGAATCTTTTCCTTCTAAAGTGTGCAGTGCTGTAAGCCCTGAAAGTCACTCATCCCatagctctgctgctcctctcagagcTTGACCCATAAAGGACataaacacagcagtgctgaatgGAGTAGAAAAGCACCCAATTTACTCTTGGACAATGTGGTTCCTCCTAGAGCTTCTTGCACAGAGAGACTCAGGAAGTTCTGGATTGCTTTTAAAAGCCTGCATTTGTCTCCTGGAAATTCAGGATTTGCTTCTGAGCCAGAAGGGAGAATATCCCTCAGGAAGTGTGAAGGTGTTATGAATACATGAACAAGGAAAGTGTAGGCAGTGTAGGATTTATTCAAAAGCTTGGTATGTGTGTGCTTGGTAGGGAGTTGATAGAGTTGGTTTAAAATGAGATGGCTTTGGGTACAGACCAGCCTACTTGAAAAGTagcataaatataaaatagagGACAAATTAGaaggatataaaaaaaaatctaaatttgcCCGATTCATACTAAATATGAATTTACCTGGTGGATAAATGTTAGGGGAACACATATAAACTGATTTTGCCTCATAAATCAGGGAAATCAAAATACAGGATCGATTGAATAGACAAGTATTTTTGAGATCCATtattcttgctttttattttctgagttgCCCAGTCATTTATACTACTTAGTCTAATTTCACTCTGCTATTCCATAGGCAGTTGGCATTGGTATTACCAGAAAATCTAATATGTGTCTATAAGCAGTTGCCTGCTGTAGTCCCATCCCTCCAGAGTAGATGAAGGCAGAAATAATAGTAATGGTAATTTGGTACCTTGATCTATACATTGAACAGGTTTCTCTAAagagtttctttattttcatttccagggCCTACAGTGTCTGGTAGCAACAGCCATAGCCCTGACTCAGAACAAATCACTCAAAGCCATAAACCTAAATCGTCCTCTGCTATCCAGCCGACAGGTGTGTGAGTGACTGTGGAGTCAGCTCAGAGAGAGGGGCATAGGCCAAGTCAGTACTGATGGGTTTATGGACATCTGAACTGCACGGCTCTCTGGAATTCTTTACAAACTGGAGAAAATGGTTGcaggaatattatttttctctttctgtgccaAGTTTTGTGCAGTCACTGACTGCCCCTGTTTAACTAGAaggttaaattttaaaaaaattatttgtttgtaCATTTATTAAATAATGGGCTAATGGAGAGGGGTTGGTATTGGAGAAGCTGTTAGAACATGGAGTTTCCTGCACTGTTCAGCAAACTGAGAGAGCCATGCTGTGTAGCAGGAAACAAGGGGGAGCACAAGTGATGCTGTTTATGTGAGCCTAAAGAGGAAAGACACTGCAGCAATTCCCACGTTCTCTGGGCTGAGTGGTTTTGCTGTCTCACTCTGTGtgtggctggtgctgctcaggtcttggctgcagagctgggtggaGGTGGAGTCACCTGCCTGGCAGCAGTTCTCAGGTGTCAGGACAGGATCAGTGTTTTCCTGATGGTGGGATAACAAAATTAAACTGTCATGAAAGCCAGATCCTTCTTGATTCCCAAAGATAAATTTAATGGTTTGAACagattttagtttcttttttaaggCTAAGCTTGATCTGCCTAACCCCAGCCTTGGAAGTCAATTTAAACTTCTGCTATTGGTAACAGTAAGGATCTGGTCTGGACCTGTCAGAGACTCTATTTGTCATTGTTTCCACCTTCAGCTCCATCATTTTCTGGGGTTTCTGagtttttccattatttttggCTCACAGTATTAACTCAATTGTTTTCTTAACTAAACAGGACATCTTTGAACAAGCTTCCTTTGCCTTAGAGTGGCAGGACATATTTTCTCCCATAGATTGTTTCTTTTGCATACAATTTACAGAACctttaaggttggaaaagacctccatGATCAAGTAAAAACTTTGACCAATTCATTATTGTATGAAATAATTAGCATAAttacaaaatactttcaaatgTTAGCAAAGACTGACACAAACATTCTGGTTTTTAGTAGGGAAGGGAACCGATTAGACATAATTAAATGTTGATGCTTCACTGATATTTGCAGGGATGCAGACAATACTGTAAAACTGCAAATATCtctatattatttttctttttttttcatttttggctTTATCATAAGATGTTgttttgtggttatttttatACAGTATACAAAATAGAACACTACTGATGACAAGGTCTTGCAGTTAGTTGCATATCTCCCTTTTACTGAGGCACAACTGTATCTTATCCTAAAGTCCAGCTTAATAAAACTGAGTGTATGTTTCTAGGAAGAGACGACAGTTCATATAGCTCGGATGTTGAGGACTAATTCTTCTCTTGTGGAACTACACTTGGGCAAGCATGAAATGAAAACCTTTGGTGTAGAGCAACTGTGTGAGGCCCTGTATCAAAACTCCAGCCTGAGATACCTTGACCTTAGCTGGTGAGAGTGATTAAATGTGCCGCATTAGAAACTCATTCTCTtagcaactttaaaaaaataattaagatgtGCATCTCTTTTTCAGTAATAACATAATCTGTGATGGTGTGAAATTTTTGGGAGagctactaaaaaaaaaccaaaccctgaaGATCCTGGATCTTAATGCAAACCGAATAGAAGACGAGGGAGCCATGTACCTGAGTGAGGCCTTGACAACGTGGAACAGGAGTTTGCAGGCGTAAGTACTTGCACAGCTTCCCCAGGTAAGAAACCTGGACTTTGCAGTGGCTGAAATGGCACCACAGCTCTCTGTCTTCATGTTgatcaaaatatgaaaatcagaAAGTTCCAAATGTTTTAGACAACTTTTccttcttgggga harbors:
- the LRRC34 gene encoding leucine-rich repeat-containing protein 34 isoform X1, with the translated sequence MLQVMSVLPDLHLHYVQACQNLSQPENPFIARVLQEADKNQEISTKGFTLKLAGNNHLVPVPRVTDDDLGVLVSVLGQAAFVTGLDLAYNLLTDAGAKTMATFLQENSTLRYLNLMFNDIGTSGAELIAGALHSNQSLVHLRMTGNKIGNQGGMFFASMLIINSTLEKLDLGDCDVGLQCLVATAIALTQNKSLKAINLNRPLLSSRQEETTVHIARMLRTNSSLVELHLGKHEMKTFGVEQLCEALYQNSSLRYLDLSCNNIICDGVKFLGELLKKNQTLKILDLNANRIEDEGAMYLSEALTTWNRSLQALSIVSNNITGRGLLSLAQAVQSNMKLSHIYIWGNKFDRSTCLAFSELIETGRLQPGCTDVAPYEVDGELFLAELSHGLGKHRYWAPRCAAVAPGAANASLEILPVSEYL
- the LRRC34 gene encoding leucine-rich repeat-containing protein 34 isoform X2, yielding MSVLPDLHLHYVQACQNLSQPENPFIARVLQEADKNQEISTKGFTLKLAGNNHLVPVPRVTDDDLGVLVSVLGQAAFVTGLDLAYNLLTDAGAKTMATFLQENSTLRYLNLMFNDIGTSGAELIAGALHSNQSLVHLRMTGNKIGNQGGMFFASMLIINSTLEKLDLGDCDVGLQCLVATAIALTQNKSLKAINLNRPLLSSRQEETTVHIARMLRTNSSLVELHLGKHEMKTFGVEQLCEALYQNSSLRYLDLSCNNIICDGVKFLGELLKKNQTLKILDLNANRIEDEGAMYLSEALTTWNRSLQALSIVSNNITGRGLLSLAQAVQSNMKLSHIYIWGNKFDRSTCLAFSELIETGRLQPGCTDVAPYEVDGELFLAELSHGLGKHRYWAPRCAAVAPGAANASLEILPVSEYL